A window of Streptomyces armeniacus contains these coding sequences:
- a CDS encoding L-serine ammonia-lyase, producing MALSVFDLFSIGIGPSSSHTVGPMRAARMFARRLKNEGLLAHTASVRAELYGSLGATGHGHGTPKAVLLGLEGHAPATVDIEQADEWLQRIRETKRLRLLAAEIGDAHEIAFDESRELVLHRRRSLPYHANGMTLYAYDASGTALLEKTYYSVGGGFVVDEDAVGEDRIRLDDTPLTHPFRTGDELLRLTRETGLSISALMLENEKAWRTEAEVRAGLLEIWGVMQECVKRGLGQEGILPGGLKVRRRAAHSARQLRAEGDATAHAMEWITLYAMAVNEENAAGGRVVTAPTNGAAGIIPAVLHYYVNFVPGADEEGVVRFLLAAGAIGMLFKENASISGAEVGCQGEVGSACSMAAGGLAEVLGGEPEKVENAAEIGIEHNLGLTCDPIGGLVQIPCIERNGMASVKAVTAARMSLRGDGRHHVSLDKAIKTMKDTGADMKVKYKETARGGLAVNVIEC from the coding sequence ATGGCACTCTCGGTCTTCGATCTCTTCTCCATCGGCATAGGGCCGTCCAGCTCGCACACCGTCGGCCCGATGCGGGCGGCACGGATGTTCGCGCGCCGGCTCAAGAACGAGGGCCTGCTGGCCCACACGGCCTCCGTACGCGCCGAGTTGTACGGCTCGCTCGGCGCGACCGGGCACGGGCACGGCACACCCAAGGCCGTACTGCTGGGGCTGGAGGGCCACGCCCCGGCGACCGTCGACATCGAGCAGGCCGACGAGTGGCTGCAGCGCATCCGCGAGACGAAACGGCTGCGGCTGCTCGCCGCGGAGATAGGCGACGCGCACGAGATCGCGTTCGACGAGTCGCGGGAACTGGTCCTGCACCGGCGCCGCTCCCTGCCGTACCACGCGAACGGGATGACCCTGTACGCGTACGACGCCTCGGGGACGGCGCTGCTGGAGAAGACGTACTACTCGGTGGGCGGCGGCTTCGTCGTGGACGAGGACGCCGTCGGCGAGGACCGTATCCGGCTGGACGACACCCCGCTCACGCACCCGTTCCGCACCGGCGACGAACTGCTCCGGCTCACCCGCGAGACCGGCCTGTCCATCTCCGCGCTGATGCTCGAGAACGAGAAGGCGTGGCGCACCGAGGCCGAGGTGCGCGCGGGCCTGCTGGAGATCTGGGGCGTCATGCAGGAGTGCGTCAAGCGCGGCCTGGGGCAGGAGGGCATCCTGCCCGGCGGCCTCAAAGTCCGCCGCCGCGCCGCCCATTCGGCCCGCCAGCTGCGCGCGGAGGGCGACGCCACGGCGCACGCCATGGAGTGGATCACGCTCTACGCGATGGCGGTCAACGAGGAGAACGCCGCGGGCGGCCGCGTCGTCACCGCCCCCACCAACGGCGCGGCGGGCATCATCCCCGCGGTCCTGCACTACTACGTCAACTTCGTTCCAGGCGCCGACGAAGAGGGCGTCGTCCGCTTCCTCCTCGCGGCGGGCGCCATCGGCATGCTGTTCAAGGAGAACGCGTCCATCTCCGGCGCCGAGGTCGGCTGCCAGGGCGAGGTCGGCTCGGCCTGCTCGATGGCGGCCGGCGGCCTCGCGGAGGTCCTGGGCGGCGAACCGGAGAAGGTCGAGAACGCCGCCGAGATCGGCATCGAGCACAACCTCGGCCTCACCTGCGACCCGATCGGCGGCCTCGTCCAGATCCCCTGCATCGAACGGAACGGCATGGCCTCGGTGAAGGCCGTCACCGCCGCCCGCATGTCCCTCCGCGGCGACGGCCGCCACCACGTCTCGCTGGACAAGGCGATCAAGACGATGAAGGACACGGGCGCGGACATGAAGGTCAAATACAAGGAGACGGCGCGGGGCGGGCTCGCGGTGAACGTCATCGAGTGCTGA